The following coding sequences are from one Coffea arabica cultivar ET-39 chromosome 11e, Coffea Arabica ET-39 HiFi, whole genome shotgun sequence window:
- the LOC140021281 gene encoding uncharacterized protein, with the protein MGFGNTIVEKNESSSQDRAKAMIFLRHHLDEGLKIEYLTIKDPLVLWLDLKERFDHLKLQQYREKGFKKYSELIACLLLAEQNNELLLKNHESRPTGASPFPEANTTQFQNSGRGRGRGRRGGRGRGRDRSKFVPPENFNRGKQQNVSQKRKNNYDQKNGEKKVYEEKCYRCGMEGHWSRTCRTAEHLVDLYQASLKTKDKGVETNFIDQKNDYDDGDDVETNFIDVADFFEHPEDVNKYPMII; encoded by the exons ATGGGTTTTGGTAATACTATTGTGGAAAAAAATGAATCCTCAAGCCAAGACCGCGCCAAAGCTATGATTTTCCTTCGTCATCATTTAGATGAAGGATTAAAAATAGAGTATCTTACTATTAAAGATCCTCTTGTCCTTTGGCTAGATTTGAAAGAAAGATTCGACCACCTGAAGTTG CAGCAATATCGAGAGAagggatttaaaaaatattctgaacTTATCGCATGTCTTCTCTTGGCTGAACAAAACAATGAATTATTGCTGAAAAATCATGAGTCCCGACCAACTGGTGCAAGTCCATTTCCTGAAGCGAATACGACCCAATTTCAAAATTCtggtcgaggtcgtggacgtggccgtagAGGTGGCCGTGGCCGTGGACGTGATCGTAGTAAATTTGTGCCTCCTGAAAATTTTAACCGTGGCAAACAACAAAATGTTTCtcaaaagaggaaaaataacTACGAtcagaaaaatggagaaaagaaagtttatgaagaaaaatgctaCCGATGTGGTATGGAAGGTCATTGGTCCCGTACCTGTCGTACGGCTGAACATCTTGTTGACCTCTATCAAGCATCATTGAAAACGAAAGACAAAGGTGTTGAGACAAATTTCATTGATCAAAAGAATGATTATGATGATGGTGATGATGTTGAGACAAATTTCATCGATGTAGCTGATTTTTTTGAGCATCCTGAAGATGTCAACAAATATCCCATGATTATTTAG